tgattacttgcaacatgatttcttccgtgacctcaaaaacaaaagtaactactcataagtgataaacatgttcatgatcagaggggtattaaatagcataatggatctgaacatataatcttccaccaaataaaccatatagtgatcaactacaagatgtaatcaacactactagtcacccacatgtaccaatctgaggttccggtacaaagattaaacacaagagatgaactagggtttgagaggaggtggtgctggtgaagatgttgatgaagattggcctcctcaagatgagagggttgttggtgattatgatgacgatgatttcccccttcgggagggaagttcccccggcggaatcgctccgccgaaggacaaaagtgctcatgcccatgttccacctcgagacggtggcACTCCCTCCCGTAAGTCCTCTCCTCAttgtttctaggtcaaaatgacttatataccagaatatgggcaccggaggtgggccgaggagggcacaacccaccggggcgcgcctaggtgggttgtgcccacctggtgggccccctctggtagttatccgttccaataattcttatttattccataaaaattcctcgtgaagtttcagctcgtttagagttgtgcggaataggtagcccgacgtagctttttcaggtccagatttccagctgtcgaaattctccctctttgtgtgaaccttgcatattatgagagaaaaggcattagaattactacaaaagcattattatgcataaaaacattataaataacagtaggtaaacatgatgcaaaatgtacgtatcagcGATCTCGCCATCACTTCTCACCAGGAGAGTTTCTCCGCCTATGTCCTCCGTCGGCTTTcgtcggtcgtcggtggtgaggggggtcgcagGATCTATGTGTGTTGATAGTTTTAGCCCATAATAGCTTAGTTTTTATGCTGTTCATCGTCTTGGCTTCGACGACGATGATGGCGGCATTGAATAAAGATTCTTCAGATCCTTCCGTAACGAGGAGATTGGGGATGGATTTGAAAACCAATCagttcaagcaaggatggtgtgACATCCTTGTGTTGgacttgtgtcctcgggctccgtcgtTGGGCCCgtgtggagcttgggaggtagtccggaAGCGGATGCATATTGTGGTCCACATTGATAACATCCGGAAGATGGTGGATCATGTGCTGGGTTCGTGGATGGGAGGTGTggtttcctcctccgacgtcttGGTCGTGTGGGGTGCATGAGTTTGATGCAGTGTTTGAGGTGTTACCCTAGGTCCGATTCGTTCAAAGGTAATGGTTTCACCTTTGACGAGCCACCTTGAAAGTCCACAAAGCCGCATATTAGCGATGGAGCCGTGTTGAGCTTGGGCGAGGAGACGATTCATTATTCTTTTCTCTGGTGGCTATTGTGGTGGTGCCAGAAACATGTGTCACACATTGGTATCAAGCTCAGAGGATTCTTCGGTCTTGATTGTAATTTTCCTTCTAGGCTGATATTCCTTTGTGTAAAGGCTAGCGTTCAATAGTATTTTTAGTTTTGTCAGGTCCTTGTTTATGTTGCTTGTACTATGATCTCTATAATATGAATGAGACATGTATTACAATAAAAAAGACACATCAAAATATTTAAAATCATGATTTCATAGAAACCGGTATTCTAAATTAAAACTCTAAAATTATCTATGTAAATATATGTCAGTTTTGGTCCATTATGAATCCAAATAGTCCCTGAAAAAAGATAAAAGAAGACGAATATCAACATACGTATCTTTTACCTCTTCCAAAAGGAAAGCTCTTCTTCTTTCGTCGTCGCCGCCAGCGGGAGGGACCCCGTTTTCGTTTTTGTTAGATTCATCGTTTTGGTTGAACTTGTGTGGCAGCGATGATGTCCCTTAGTAGGAATAATGCCTCCCACATTCTATCTCCGTCCCatggagggcgtgtggaggttttTCTCCGTCAGATCTCGCAGGATTCGGTCAGTGCTGGTATTCGGTGGATCTGTTTGGATCCGATCCTAGTTCATCTACGTTTGGGTGTTTACAGGTTTGATCCTTCTGATCTATGAATTTTTTCATTAGCTATTTTTGCTACTCTGGTGCGCTGCTCTTACAGGGCCTTAGCACGAtaactttccgactgtctactacaacaagatttGTCCGACTCCGGTGAcgaaggggcgatgacggcggtgcgCTTTTGGCTCGCTTCAGTATTTGTACTCGTCGCTAGATGGTCCATggacatataatttttattatctcTGTTGTTCTTTATACTGCCATGCTTGAAGATGTTAGATTGATAGTTTTTCTATCAAAGAAAGATTGGAAGCTTTTGTAAATCTAAATAGAGTTCAGTTTAGGTTCGTATTTTGCCCGTCCGAAAAGAAAGAAACCAGAAAGCACGGTGGCACCGGACTACGGTTAGCGACCATAATAAAGCCAGGACACCGCGGACGGAGAGCGTCGAGTCCTCCCCCGCTCCGCTCATCTTGGGAAGGAAGCAAAGCAGAGCCGCGCCGCCGAGGTGGATATGGCCGAggccgacgacgccgccgccgcccgccggcgcaCCGTCACCACGGAGTACCGCAACAAGCTCCTCAACTGCCGCGAGCTAGAGACGAGGGTCCGCACAGGTAACAcggcgcctcccccctccctcccccctcccatCTCATGCGCTGTGGATCCTACTTGTTCGATCTACGGGTTTCAGACTAGTTGGCTCGCCCCGAGGTATCCGCGGGTGCTGGTCGATTGTGGAGGACGGGATCTGGTTTTCCGTGGCGATTAGGAGGGTTGTGGGCTAGGGTTTTGGTTTGGCCAATTTGGGTTCAGGAGTTGCGTGCCTCAGCCTGCCTCGACCACGGCTTGGGCTGTTGGTTCTCGACGAGGGAGGCTAGTGGGTCGGTTGCTGATTGCCTGCTGAACATGTGGTGTTTAGGTTCTTAGGGCGCCGTCTTTGATTTAggtgagatttggttgattttgcaAGATACGAACAAGAGGATTTGGGATGAAGTGTTATTCTCGTTGAGCAGTAGATTAGGATGAGCTGGGGTTCGGTCCTAGATATGTTTGCTCTACCATTTGCGTTTTGATTTAGGATGTGAATTCGTAATTGGCGTTGAGTGCTAAACATGAATATCATAGTAATATTTAGCTAGTCATTTGGCCTAATTTGTGGTCGTGATGTAATTGATTATCTGGTTCGGCAGTTCATCATAGTGTTTTCCATCGTGGTGAGGCAAAGGCAACTGCAGTAGTTATTAGTTCGAGTGATTGAGATGCTGGGTGATCACTCTTCTTTCCATAAGGTCCTATAACTCTGTGCTGTTAAGGTGTCAAGGAGCTCAGATTTGGTGCACATGTTTCATTTCTTTTGATATATATATTTGGGACCAGCCCTATTAAGTATCATACGCGGAAAGGCCCCAAAACTACATGTATCCAAGTTTATGTGCCTGTTCATTTTTCTACTTTATCCTTCACACCTTGAATTGTGTTGCTGGTGATATGGTGatgaacatgagcttccatggattcGTCCTTTCCTTGGTTTATGTTTGTTCCATCAGTGGGCGACCTTTCACTCTTTCTTGTGGTTATGCTTGGTCTTATATGCGTCTGCCTTATATGATTTGGTTTTGATGCAACATGGTTTGGGTGAGGCTCAGAGCCTTTACAACTTAAAGGTGTGATAGATTAAATAGCTTTGGTATTGTTATATTTGTACTAATATTTGCAAACATGTAATTTGTGAAAATGATGGTTAAACACATATGTTGGAGATGATGCCAGTTTCCAACCGacagtaaaaataaaataaaacgagTAATGTCTATGGCTCATGCTATGTGTGTGTAATTTACCTAGAACCTGGATTTAGGGTTAGTTTGGTTGCAAGCCTGGGCCGCATGCCTGGGCAAAGCTGCTGCCTGGTATGTGCCTGAGATTTTCAATTTTCTAGCCTGGCCAGGCAGCCTGGAGAGGTAGCTGTTTGGATTGTGTGCTGGGCCTGGGAGGAATAAACAAACATAAAACTGACAAAGCAGCCCATAACTCATCTATAACCTGCTGGATCAGCATCAGGCTGATGTTGCCTGCCGTCCAGGCGGATGGAAGGGGACGCCTGGCAGGCTAATCTCATGCCTGGGCGATTCAGGCCAGGCTCGCACCAAAATTCTCAGGACACCAACCAAACGAACTTCAGGCAGACTTCAGGGAAGCTCCAGGCCAGGTATCCCGCGACGTGGAAGCGAACCAAACTAGCCCTTAATCCTTGTCAATTGGACTGACTGGATTGATAACCTGACCTGACATTTTGATATACAAATTATGTACTCGATCTGGCACATGCATAATATCTTGTTTCTCTTGTCCTGTTGTCCCCAGGTTCAATGTTTGATGCAACTTCTTTTTATTGAAGATTATGTTGAACTATGGACAGCAGTACTCATGGTTTTATTAGATGGCTTTTGTTTGATAAATCTACTTATTTATATGCAGGTAGGGAAAACCTAAAAAAGGCAAAGAAAGATTACGATAAAACTGAAGATGATTTGAAGTCCTTGCAGAGTGTGGGCCAAATCATTGGTGAAGTACTTCGACCATTGGACAGTGAAAGATGTAAGTGAAAAGACTTACTTTTGTTGGTTTTAGAACAGATTTATCTCTGTACAAACATGATAATATCCATTCTCTTTTTGGCCATTAGTTTCATCATTACATTGCTTGTTTTTCTCCCTAAGTTGTTGTAATATGTTTGCTCATGGCAGTAAACCTTtccgggtctgtctaggacacatctagatgtgacatgactatgtcacatctaagctgatgtccactctgtttgtggtctattttttttgtcctagtttattTTTTgtttgaaggggagccttggcgcagtggtaaagctgctgccttatgaccatgaggtcacgggttcaagtcctggaaacagcctcttacaaaatgtagggaaaggctgcgtacaatagacccaaagtggtcggacccttccccagaccctgcgcaagcgggagctacatgcactggggctgcccttttagtttattttttgtttcttgttgctgcattatatatttgtggGAGATTAGAagtgacatccttaaaaaacatctagatgtgaattagacaaactgaaccTTTCCTTCTCAATTCAGCAACAATGTACTTAGTTTTAGCAAAGCAACTGAAACTTGTTTTTGTTGTAGTTATCGTCAAAGCCAGTAGTGGCCCACGTTATGTGGTTGGCTGCAGAAGCAAAGTTGACAAAGAAAAgctgacagctgcaacacgagttgTCCTTGACATGACAACATTAACAATAATGCGCACTCTACCACGTGAGGTATGTGATTGTTGATTTTTCGTTTATGTTTTAGTTCAGTACAGTTTTGAAATTCTGTTTCTAATGTGAGGGGTTACACTAAGATTGTACTAATTTCCTTTGCTTAGGTTGACCCCGTGGTCTATAATATGCTACACGAAGACCCCGGCAATGTCAGTTACTCAGCTGTAGGTGGACTGTCGGATCAAATAAGGGAGCTGCGGGAGTCCATCGAGTTACCTCTTATGAATCCAGAATTGTTTCTTCGCGTTGGGATTAAACCACCAAAGGTAGTTTGAAGAAAAGATGTGCCGTATTATGCAGTTAGCTTAGACAAATAATGATACAATTATCACCATCCTGAGATGTACTAACTGCTACTTTACTCATTCAAGGGTGTTCTGCTCTATGGCCCACCTGGAACGGGAAAGACATTGCTTGCTAGAGCCATTGCTAGCAACATCGATGCTAACTTTTTGAAGGTCtgcttttcttttctttaatgctgtTATTTAGTAGCAACCTTTTATCTGGATATATCATTATGGTACTATGTTGAACTAATGTGTTCTGCTAATGCAGATTGTTTCAAGTGCTATCATTGACAAATATATTGGTGAAAGTGCCCGTCTTATAAGAGAAATGTTTAACTATGCACGTGAGCATCAAGTAAGTCTCATTATGTTCTGTTTCTTTGTACATTTACTAGTAATCCTTAATATTCTGTCTATTATTTGAAAGCTGTTAAAATCATAATAATGTAAGCTATTACATTTGTTCCCTCATTGCCAAATATATTCTGCTCCAGTTGTTAGATTAGGTTTGTGCGTGAATTAGCTGTAGATTCTCCATTCATTAGGAGAGCAAAAGTTGCTAGCAGTCTGCGATACAGAGCACCCAAACTCTATGTTTACTCTGCCAGAAAAGTCCATGGAGAAGATCTTCGCATTTTAAGTTGCTACTATGCACATCTGTGAATGCATTTGAAGTTATATGTTTGTTTCTCTTCTATTTTGTACTAATATCGCTCATTAACATTATCTTCTTTTCTGATCCTTTTGTTTAGCCATGTATTATTTTCATGGATGAGATTGATGCCATTGGTGGCCGAAGATTCAGTGAGGGCACTAGTGCAGATCGTGAAATACAACGGACATTGATGGAGCTCCTAAATCAGTTGGATGGATTCGATGAGCTCGGAAAGGTACACATTATTTTCTGTTTTGTGGCAGCTATGGTGAAACATATGTTTATTGAATAAGAGTAGGTATTGTACAGTGATACAATGCTTACTGAATACTGATCAATTGAATGCTGAATTCTTAATGTGCACCGCACTGCACTCTAGTTACAGTCAATCTATCTTTAGTTGCCCTATGAACTACCCGCCTTTCCTACATCATAAAGTTGTTGTATCGAGTAGTTGATTAGGTCAGTGTTAATCTTGGGGAAGAGAAACTTTTGTGTAGAAACCTGAGAAAGATATTTATTAGAAAAAAGAACTCGAAAGTTGAAGATATGCTGGTTGTCCCTGATTGATTGTCTTAAATTATTATTATGGAGTGTACATGTGTTGTGAGTTGCTGAATATCTGCTTATGTCAATCATGCGTGCCACTGCTTATACAGGTGAAGATGATCATGGCGACGAACCGGCCTGATGTCTTGGACCCTGCGCTCCTTCGTCCTGGACGCCTAGACCGGAAGATAGAGATTCCGCTGCCGAATGAGCAATCCAGGACCGAGGTCCTGAAAATCCACGCTGCTGGTATCGCCAAGCATGGTGAAATTGATTATGAGGCTGTGGTTAAGTTGGCCGAGGTGAGTTACTCTTATAGTTAAGCTAACTACCACCTCATCATGCTGGTGTTTCTGAAGCCTTAACTCGTATGGTTCCAGGGCTTCAATGGCGCCGATCTTCGCAATGTCTGCACTGAGGCTGGCATGGCCGCCATTCGAGCAGAGCGGGACTATGTCATCCACGAAGACTTCATGAAGGTGGGGTGTCGATTGCTATTCCTTTCTACCTGTTCATCCTAATACAATTGAGTCAGGTACTCACTACAATGTCTGGCAAAATGGTTGCAGGCGGTGCGGAAGTTGAATGACGCCAAGAAGCTCGAGTCCAGCGCACACTACAGCGCCGACTTTGGCAAGGACTAAGATGAGAGTAGGAGACTGTCAGGCGAAACGAAACACTGTCTGTTTTCTTGTACCATGGCGGAGTTTGTCACCCCCGGACCCGACGATATAGAACATCATGTGTTTCTACCTTTTATATGTTGTGGGACGACTGCCTTTGCCGCGCAAGTTGGATGTAATCAAAAGTTGAGACAGGTCTGGAACTGACTGGTTTCTTAGATTTACAAACTTGTTTCCTTCTCAAGTTACTGTGCCTCGATTGTGGAATCAAAAAAATGTGGCAACACTTGCAATTTCTTCCTGTTACTTTACCTGAGAATGCGAAAAGGAACCTCGTCCTGTTACTCTACCTGAGAATCAAGGAATGTGCTTAAAGGAAGATTTGCAGCGTGTGCTTCTGCCTGCGCTTCTCTCTGCCCGTGGGAGGGAATCAAGAAATGTGCAGTGGTACTTGGCTCCGTAGGGGACGCATTCCGTTTCCTGCTGAAAACGACCTGATTCACGTGGAATTTCACATGCCCGTGGTGAAACAGAGTACTCACCTATTCTTctgaattactccctccgtccggaaaaagtTGTCACCAGCATAGTTCAATTGtaattttgcagaaaacccctttttCATTTTAAATCTCGTGCTAATCGGTCCTTCCCAGCCTCCGCCTCCCCTTGTTGCCCACGGGCACCGCGTGCCCCAGCCGCCGTAGGATCAGCCAGGACGAAGTCCCACTTGCGCCGCCGCCCACCTGTCCCGCAGCTGCCATCTTGCGCCGCCCCTGCTTAGCTGCGCTGCGGAGGCGAGCTTCGCCGCCGCCCAGCTGCTCCTCCGCAGCGACACCTCGACAGGCGGCGATTCCACGGCTCACGGTCGGCTCTACTCGTCGTCCTTCTCGCATCCCCGGCCGCAACCCCGGCTCGCCAAGGCCAGCCACTCTGCTGCGGGAGTTGGGCAAGACCCCCGGCCGCCGTTGCTCCACCGCCGTGCACCGAGGTGACCAGTGCATCCACCGTAGGGCCCAGCGCCGCCGCCCACCTGCTATGCCGCCCACCTGCTCCTCCTCGCtgatttcttcttcttcgtccAGGCGACCcagctcctcctcgtcgcctctgCTGCTGCTGAAAGGTAGCCAGCGCCCTGAAATCAGTTTCAAATTGATGTTAATTTGTTGTGTAGATCAAATTGATGTCAAATTGAGGTGAATTAGAGTAGCAGCGGATCATCCAGTCTGTAATTTGATGAGCGTGTGCTACACACACACAATATTCAGTCTGCACAAAATTGTACAGTAAACTGAATTAGTGAACAAGCAGTGTTACTCATAGGCTTAGACTGAAGGACTTGCAGAATTCAACAGCAAACAGAGTACCAAATTAATTACTCAAAATGGATCAAATATAGAGTTGCTTCCATGTGTTTTGTTTATAAAATGTTAGCAAACAATATAAGTTTTCCACTGATAGAAGCATGTGAAAATTCAGTTAGATAACCACTGATAGAAGCATGTGAAAATTCAATTAGATAACCACTGATAGGAATAGATATTGATGCTTTGCTGAAGAAATCATGGCACActagagaaaaaagaagaagaaaaaagaaatcatgccTTGCCG
This portion of the Triticum dicoccoides isolate Atlit2015 ecotype Zavitan chromosome 7A, WEW_v2.0, whole genome shotgun sequence genome encodes:
- the LOC119327578 gene encoding 26S proteasome regulatory subunit S10B homolog B-like, producing MAEADDAAAARRRTVTTEYRNKLLNCRELETRVRTGRENLKKAKKDYDKTEDDLKSLQSVGQIIGEVLRPLDSERFIVKASSGPRYVVGCRSKVDKEKLTAATRVVLDMTTLTIMRTLPREVDPVVYNMLHEDPGNVSYSAVGGLSDQIRELRESIELPLMNPELFLRVGIKPPKGVLLYGPPGTGKTLLARAIASNIDANFLKIVSSAIIDKYIGESARLIREMFNYAREHQPCIIFMDEIDAIGGRRFSEGTSADREIQRTLMELLNQLDGFDELGKVKMIMATNRPDVLDPALLRPGRLDRKIEIPLPNEQSRTEVLKIHAAGIAKHGEIDYEAVVKLAEGFNGADLRNVCTEAGMAAIRAERDYVIHEDFMKAVRKLNDAKKLESSAHYSADFGKD